The proteins below are encoded in one region of Paramisgurnus dabryanus chromosome 2, PD_genome_1.1, whole genome shotgun sequence:
- the klc2 gene encoding kinesin light chain 2, which yields MSTMVYPREEALERLSQDEIVMNTKAVMQGLETLRGEHAQLLNSLLDCAQPPAAQEKSTLLRKSLEDIELGLGEAQVIIALSGHLSAVESEKQKLRAQVRRLCQENQWLRDELASTQHKLQKSEQSVAQLEEEKKHLEFMNQIRKLDEDTSPSEEKAGEKEKDNLDDLFPNDDDQGPAQPSGEVAAQQGGYEIPARLQTLHNLVIQYASQGRYEVAVPLCKQALEDLEKTSGHDHPDVATMLNILALVYRDQNKYKEAAHLLNDALAIREKTLGRDHPAVAATLNNLAVLYGKRGKHREAEPLCKRALEIREKVLGKFHPDVAKQLNNLALLCQNQGKYEEVEYYYRRALEIYENKLGADDPNVAKTKNNLATCYLKQGKFKDAETLYKEILTRAHEKEFGSVNNDNKPIWMHAEEREESKGKRKESGPYGEYGSWYKACKVDSPTVNTTLKSLGALYRRQGKLEAAETLEECASKSRKQGIDAINQSKVVELLKDGSCGGGDRRQSREGANGPGGPRGDCEGDEAEWSGDGNGGLRRSGSFGKIREALRRSSEMLVKKLQGSGPQEPRNPGMKRASSLNFLNKSIEETSQESSSGLSESRGLSASNVDLTRRNSLIS from the exons ATGTCCACCATGGTGTACCCACGAGAGGAGGCTTTGGAGAGGCTATCACAAGATGAGATTGTTATGAACACTAAAGCGGTGATGCAGGGTTTGGAGACCCTGCGTGGGGAGCACGCACAGCTCCTCAACTCCCTGCTAGACTGCGCCCAGCCACCTGCAGCTCAGGAGAAATCAACTCTGCTCCGCAAGAGTCTTGAAGACATTGAGCTGGGACTGGGGGAGGCACAG GTGATCATCGCTCTGTCCGGGCATCTGAGCGCTGTGGAGTCCGAGAAGCAGAAGTTGCGTGCTCAGGTCCGACGGCTATGCCAGGAGAACCAGTGGCTGAGGGACGAGCTGGCCAGTACCCAGCACAAGCTGCAAAAGAGCGAGCAGAGTGTTGCCCAGCTGGAGGAGGAGAAAAAACACCTGGAGTTTATGAACCAGATCCGCAAGCTGGACGAGGACACCTCGCCCTCCGAGGAAAAGGCTGGAGAGAAGGAGAAGGACAATCTGGATGATCTGTTTCCCAATGATGACGATCAGGGACCAG CTCAGCCCAGCGGTGAAGTGGCAGCTCAGCAGGGGGGATACGAAATCCCGGCTCGCCTCCAAACTCTTCACAACCTTGTGATCCAGTACGCCTCTCAGGGCAGATATGAGGTGGCTGTGCCCCTCTGCAAACAGGCATTGGAGGATCTTGAGAAAACCTCCGGACATGACCACCCGGATGTGGCCACTATGCTCAACATACTTGCACTTGTGTACAG GGATCAGAATAAATATAAGGAGGCTGCTCATCTGCTAAATGACGCTCTGGCTATCAGAGAGAAAACTCTGGGTAGAGATCACCCCGCAGTGGCCGCCACGCTCAATAACCTTGCCGTGCTGTACGGCAAACGTGGCAAACACAGGGAGGCGGAGCCGCTCTGCAAGAGAGCGCTGGAGATCCGAGAGAAG GTCTTGGGTAAATTTCATCCCGATGTGGCAAAGCAGCTGAATAATTTGGCGCTGTTGTGTCAGAATCAGGGGAAGTATGAGGAAGTGGAGTATTATTACCGCAGGGCCCTTGAGATTTATGAGAACAAACTGGGTGCCGATGATCCCAATGTGGCCAAGACCAAAAACAACCTG GCAACATGTTATTTGAAACAGGGCAAATTCAAAGATGCAGAGACACTTTACAAAGAGATCCTGACCCGCGCGCATGAGAAAGAGTTTGGATCGGTCAACA ATGACAACAAGCCAATATGGATGCATGCAGAGGAAAGAGAAGAGAGCAAG GGCAAAAGGAAGGAGTCTGGTCCTTATGGAGAATACGGCAGCTGGTACAAGGCCTGTAAAGTAGACAG CCCCACTGTTAACACCACGCTGAAAAGTCTGGGGGCGCTGTACCGCAGACAAGGCAAACTGGAGGCGGCGGAAACACTGGAGGAGTGTGCGTCTAAAAGTCGCAAACAG GGAATTGATGCAATTAATCAGAGTAAAGTGGTGGAGTTGCTAAAGGATGGGAGTTGTGGTGGAGGGGACAGGCGTCAGAGCAGGGAGGGGGCGAATGGACCCGGAGGCCCTCGAGGGGACTGTGAAGGTGATGAGGCCGAGTGGAGCGGG GATGGCAACGGTGGCCTCCGCAGGAGTGGTTCCTTTGGAAAGATTCGTGAAGCCCTGCGGCGCAGCAGTGAGATGCTGGTAAAGAAACTGCAGGGCAGCGGCCCACAGGAACCACGCAATCCAGG GATGAAGAGGGCAAGCTCTTTAAATTTCCTCAACAAGAGCATCGAAGAAACCTCACAG GAATCTAGCAGTGGTCTGTCCGAATCCAGAGGATTGAGTGCAAGTAATGTGGACCTGACCAGACGCAACTCTCTGATCAGTTAG